In the Solibacillus sp. FSL K6-1523 genome, one interval contains:
- the pheS gene encoding phenylalanine--tRNA ligase subunit alpha, translating to MEQQLKQLEQEVLTKIAEAANLKALNEVRVAYLGKKGPITDLLKGMGKLSAEERPKMGALVNTVRENVTAQLEQKVAALEEAAILAQLENESIDVTLPGAQVRIGNRHPLTRVVEEIEDLFVGMGYEIAEGPEVEKDYYNFEALNLPKGHPARDMQDTFYISEEILLRTHTSPVQARTMEAKKGEHIRIICPGKVFRRDADDATHSHQFMQIEGLVIGENIRMSDLKGTLDVLAKKMFGAEREIRLRPSFFPFTEPSVEVDVSCHKCGGEGCNVCKKTGWIEILGAGMVHPNVLEMAGYDSKKVSGFAFGIGAERIAMLKYGVDDIRHFYTNDTRFLSQFHQAEV from the coding sequence ATGGAACAACAATTAAAGCAATTAGAACAAGAAGTTTTAACGAAAATTGCAGAAGCTGCTAATTTAAAAGCGTTGAATGAAGTTCGTGTCGCTTATTTAGGTAAAAAGGGACCGATTACAGATTTATTAAAAGGCATGGGGAAACTATCTGCTGAAGAACGTCCAAAAATGGGTGCACTGGTCAATACAGTACGTGAAAATGTAACGGCACAATTAGAGCAAAAAGTTGCGGCACTTGAAGAAGCTGCTATTTTAGCACAGCTGGAAAATGAATCAATTGACGTGACATTACCAGGTGCACAAGTGCGCATCGGCAATCGTCATCCATTAACTCGTGTTGTAGAAGAAATTGAAGACCTATTCGTTGGTATGGGTTATGAAATTGCAGAAGGTCCAGAAGTCGAAAAAGACTACTACAACTTCGAAGCGTTAAACTTACCAAAAGGTCACCCTGCTCGCGATATGCAAGACACTTTCTATATATCAGAAGAGATTTTATTACGCACGCATACATCACCAGTGCAAGCGCGTACGATGGAAGCTAAAAAAGGGGAACATATTCGCATTATTTGCCCTGGTAAAGTATTCCGTCGTGATGCAGATGATGCGACGCATTCACATCAATTCATGCAAATTGAAGGATTAGTAATTGGCGAAAATATCCGCATGTCTGATTTAAAAGGGACACTAGATGTATTAGCTAAGAAGATGTTCGGTGCAGAGCGTGAAATTCGCTTACGTCCATCGTTCTTCCCATTTACAGAACCATCAGTAGAAGTAGATGTGTCTTGTCATAAATGTGGTGGTGAAGGTTGTAACGTATGTAAAAAAACAGGTTGGATTGAAATTTTAGGTGCTGGTATGGTGCATCCAAACGTACTTGAAATGGCTGGCTATGACTCGAAAAAAGTTTCAGGTTTCGCATTCGGTATCGGTGCAGAGCGTATTGCAATGTTAAAATACGGAGTTGATGATATTCGTCATTTCTATACAAATGACACACGTTTCTTATCACAATTCCATCAGGCAGAAGTGTGA
- the pheT gene encoding phenylalanine--tRNA ligase subunit beta has protein sequence MLVSLKWLSQYVDFESLTANELAEKITRAGIEVDAVIDRSQGMTNVVVGHVVSKEKHPEADKLNVCQVDVGEEELQQIVCGAPNVDAGQKVIVARPGAKLPGGIKIKKAKLRGQESNGMICSLQELGIEGRLVPKVYAEGIYVLPADSEPGADVLALLSLDDTVLELGLTPNRSDAMSMLGVAYDVAAILGQDVKLPEITYTATSAKASDLLKLRVENIEANPMYAAKVVKNIEVKESPIWLQQYLMAAGVRPLNNVVDITNYVLMEYGQPLHAFDYDQLETGEIVTRLAQDGEMITTLDGQERKLASHNLVITNGLEAEAIAGVMGGAKSEVTDATKTVVIESAYFKPASVRRTSKEIGLRSDSSARFEKGVDPNRVLAAAERAVQLLAELANGEVLEGTVLVDELDKTPARIVVSPDFINGRLGMKISLEDMLEILERLKFDVEAANGVLVIDAPTRRGDIKIPEDIVEEIARMYGYDEIPMSLPAGDQPGKLTAYQAGRRIVRNVMEGAGLYQAVTYSLTSSASAQKFALKEAVTTKLLMPMSEDRSTLRQSLIPHLVESASYNVARQADTVALYEIGSVFFGQTTDASLIEEEHLALVLTGKWIDNSWQGEKKNVDFFVAKGMLEAVFAKLGLTNKVTYAKAVVDGLHPGRTAEILLDGEKIGILAQLHPQEQKAVDLKETYVAELNLHAILKAAKEELIYSIVPRFPVMTRDIALELDRTVPAGEIVTIIEKAGTKLLKDVKVFDVYEGEKMTEGKKSVAFSLKYFDPERTLTDEEVVAAHNKVLKALAEAGAEVR, from the coding sequence ATGTTAGTATCATTAAAATGGTTAAGCCAATATGTTGATTTTGAATCATTAACAGCGAATGAATTAGCTGAAAAAATTACGCGTGCCGGTATTGAAGTAGATGCAGTAATCGATCGTTCACAAGGAATGACAAATGTTGTTGTCGGTCATGTTGTATCGAAAGAAAAACATCCTGAAGCGGATAAATTAAATGTGTGCCAAGTAGATGTTGGAGAAGAAGAGCTTCAACAAATCGTTTGTGGTGCACCTAATGTGGATGCAGGACAAAAAGTAATCGTTGCGCGTCCAGGAGCAAAATTACCAGGCGGCATTAAAATTAAAAAAGCAAAATTACGCGGTCAAGAATCAAACGGTATGATTTGCTCGCTGCAAGAGCTAGGTATAGAAGGACGTCTTGTGCCAAAAGTGTATGCTGAAGGTATTTACGTATTACCAGCTGACAGTGAGCCAGGAGCGGACGTTTTAGCGCTATTAAGCTTAGATGATACGGTATTAGAGCTTGGCTTAACACCGAACCGTTCAGATGCAATGAGCATGTTAGGTGTGGCATATGATGTGGCGGCAATTTTAGGGCAAGATGTGAAATTACCGGAAATTACGTATACAGCAACTTCAGCAAAAGCATCGGATTTATTAAAACTTCGTGTTGAAAATATCGAAGCAAATCCAATGTACGCAGCAAAAGTTGTGAAAAATATTGAAGTAAAAGAATCACCAATATGGCTACAACAGTACTTAATGGCAGCGGGTGTCCGCCCACTTAATAATGTAGTCGATATTACAAACTATGTACTAATGGAATACGGTCAACCATTACATGCATTTGACTATGATCAATTAGAAACAGGTGAAATTGTAACGCGTCTTGCACAAGATGGCGAAATGATTACTACGCTAGATGGTCAAGAACGTAAATTAGCAAGTCACAACCTTGTTATTACAAATGGTCTAGAAGCAGAAGCGATTGCTGGTGTAATGGGTGGAGCAAAATCAGAAGTAACAGATGCAACGAAAACAGTCGTAATTGAATCGGCGTATTTCAAACCTGCATCGGTTCGTCGTACATCAAAAGAAATTGGTTTACGCTCGGATTCGTCAGCTCGCTTTGAAAAAGGTGTGGATCCAAATCGTGTATTAGCAGCTGCTGAACGCGCAGTGCAATTACTTGCAGAGCTTGCAAACGGAGAAGTTTTAGAAGGTACTGTTTTAGTTGATGAGCTAGATAAAACGCCTGCTCGAATTGTTGTATCACCAGATTTCATTAACGGTCGTTTAGGAATGAAAATTTCTTTAGAAGATATGCTTGAAATTTTAGAGCGCTTAAAGTTCGATGTAGAAGCAGCAAATGGTGTTTTAGTCATTGATGCACCAACACGTCGCGGCGATATTAAAATTCCAGAAGATATCGTCGAAGAAATTGCACGTATGTATGGTTATGATGAAATTCCGATGAGCTTACCAGCAGGTGATCAACCAGGGAAGTTAACAGCTTACCAAGCAGGACGTCGTATCGTTCGTAATGTGATGGAAGGGGCAGGTCTTTACCAAGCAGTTACGTATTCACTAACTTCTTCGGCATCTGCACAAAAATTCGCATTAAAAGAAGCGGTGACAACAAAATTATTAATGCCAATGTCTGAAGATCGTTCAACGTTGCGTCAAAGCCTAATCCCACATTTAGTGGAATCAGCAAGTTATAACGTAGCTCGTCAAGCGGATACAGTAGCTTTATATGAAATTGGTTCAGTCTTCTTTGGTCAAACAACGGATGCTTCACTTATAGAAGAAGAGCATTTAGCGCTTGTTTTAACAGGTAAATGGATTGATAATAGCTGGCAAGGTGAAAAGAAAAACGTCGATTTCTTCGTTGCAAAAGGGATGCTCGAAGCGGTATTTGCGAAGCTAGGCTTAACGAATAAAGTGACGTATGCAAAAGCAGTAGTAGATGGTTTACATCCTGGACGTACAGCTGAAATTTTATTAGATGGCGAAAAAATTGGGATTCTTGCACAATTACATCCACAAGAGCAAAAGGCAGTGGATTTAAAGGAAACATATGTTGCGGAGCTAAATTTACATGCCATTTTAAAAGCAGCAAAAGAAGAGTTAATTTATTCGATTGTTCCTCGATTCCCAGTAATGACACGCGATATTGCGCTTGAATTAGATCGTACAGTGCCAGCTGGTGAAATTGTTACCATCATTGAAAAAGCAGGCACAAAATTATTAAAAGATGTGAAAGTATTCGATGTGTATGAAGGGGAAAAAATGACAGAAGGTAAAAAATCAGTTGCCTTCTCGTTAAAATATTTCGATCCAGAGCGTACATTAACAGACGAAGAAGTAGTAGCAGCACATAATAAAGTACTAAAAGCATTAGCAGAAGCTGGCGCAGAAGTACGCTAA
- the qoxC gene encoding cytochrome aa3 quinol oxidase subunit III: MGKVNNNVPLEYSTEENNLKIFGFWVFLGAEIMLFGTLFASYFTLVDRTGSGPTGAEIFEITPVLLETFILLASSFTIGLAIHAMRLGSKKATISFMVITLLLGAAFLSVEIYEFVHYASIGAGITVSAFTSILLTTLGTHGLHVTFGLLWGTFLVIQIAKRGLTSVTAGKTFVFSLYWHFLDVVWIFIFSFVYLKGMM, translated from the coding sequence ATGGGTAAAGTAAATAACAATGTTCCTTTAGAGTATTCTACTGAGGAAAACAATTTGAAAATCTTTGGTTTCTGGGTATTCCTAGGTGCGGAAATTATGTTATTCGGTACATTATTCGCATCATACTTCACGCTTGTAGACCGTACAGGTAGCGGTCCAACAGGTGCTGAGATTTTCGAAATTACACCAGTTTTACTTGAAACATTTATTTTATTAGCATCAAGTTTTACAATCGGATTAGCCATTCATGCAATGCGTCTTGGTAGTAAAAAGGCGACAATTTCATTCATGGTAATCACATTACTATTAGGTGCGGCATTCTTAAGTGTGGAGATTTATGAATTTGTACACTATGCGAGCATTGGTGCTGGCATTACAGTAAGTGCATTTACATCAATTTTATTAACAACTTTAGGAACACACGGACTTCACGTTACATTTGGTTTATTATGGGGTACATTCTTAGTAATCCAAATCGCAAAACGTGGGTTAACATCAGTTACAGCAGGGAAAACATTCGTATTCTCACTTTACTGGCACTTCCTAGACGTTGTTTGGATCTTCATCTTTAGTTTCGTGTACTTGAAAGGAATGATGTAA
- the qoxD gene encoding cytochrome aa3 quinol oxidase subunit IV — protein MAKFFPLGQVMGFIFSLVLTGIAMLVYFTDMSFTTGMIVLLVTAFIQAGLQFMVFMHAGETEDKWSIYSNIFYGLGLVVITVLGTLLILLWDM, from the coding sequence ATGGCGAAGTTCTTTCCTTTAGGTCAAGTAATGGGCTTCATCTTCTCTCTTGTATTAACAGGAATTGCGATGTTAGTTTATTTCACAGATATGTCATTCACGACAGGTATGATTGTTCTTTTAGTAACAGCGTTCATTCAAGCTGGATTACAGTTCATGGTATTCATGCATGCTGGTGAAACAGAAGATAAATGGTCAATTTACTCAAACATTTTTTACGGTCTTGGTTTAGTAGTTATTACAGTTTTAGGAACACTTTTAATCCTACTTTGGGATATGTAA